Below is a window of Catenulispora sp. GP43 DNA.
AACCGGCCCCGTACTCCCCCGCACGATCAGCTCCGTCGCCAACTCCAGATGTAGCGCGTCCAGCGCCTGCCGCTCCATCAGCCGCACCAGCATCGTCACCGCGATGCGCCCCATCTCGTCCAGGGACTGGCGGACGGTGGTCAGCATCGGGGCGGTGGCGCGGCCGATCTCGCTGTCGTCGAACCCTGTCACCGACAGGTCCGTCGGCACTGTCAGGCTCCGGGCGGCCGCGGCCTGGTAGACGCCGACGGCGACTTTGTCGTTGAAGCAGGCGATCGCGGTGGGGCGGTCCGGGAGGTCCAGGAGTTCGCCGCCGGCGCGCAGGCCGGTGTGGATCGCGGGTTCGCCGTGGCGCAGCAGGTCGGGGTCGCCGAGCAGGCCCGCTTCGGACAGGGCCGCCAGGTGGCCGGCGATGCGGTCGGAGCCGGAGAGCCAGTCCTCGAAGCCGGAGATCACGCCGATGCGGCGGTGGCCGAGGTCCAGCAGGTGGCCGGTGACGGCTCTGGCTCCCGCGGTGTGGGCCGAGGCGATCGAGACCACGCCGCGCGGGACGGGGGTGCGGGGGTCCACGACGACCAGGGGGTAGCGGCGTGCCTGGAGGAAGCGCAGATCCTCGGCGGGCTCCGGCGGCAGGATCAGGATCGCGCCGGAGGTCGTGCGGGAGGTGGACAGGGCGCGGACAACCGGGACGTCCACTCGGGAATCGCCGACGTCGAGCAGGACCTGGCGGCCGGCGGCGACCAGGGCCTCGGCGACGGCCGTCACCAGGGCGCCGAAATAGTCGCTGAGCTTGTACGGGCAGCGCACCAGAACCGGCAGTTCGGTCTTGGGCAGCCGGGGGCGGGGCGCCGGCGCCCGGCCGCCCAGGTCCTCGATCGCCTCCTGCACGCGGCGGCGCGTGTCCTCGGAGACCTGGCCCTGGGCGTTGATGACGCGGGACACGGTCGCGATCGACAGACCGGTCTCGGCGGCGATCGCGCGCACGGTGGTCCGTTCGCTCGTCGAGGGCCGTCCCGAAACATCATCTTGTTTCACCGGGGCAGGATAGCGCGCGCCGCTCGGCAAAGCCCTGGTAAACCGTCTTTATTCGCGTCTTGACGAAAGTGGTGCGCGGTGCTTCACTCCTCATCGGCCAACAGTGTTACGGAACTGTTTCTGTAACAACTCGGGTCGGTTCAGCTGCATGCCATCTCCACCCCCCACAAAGGAGCAGCACAGTGATCCCACCTCTCAACCGGCTCAGACCCCTTCGCACCTCCCTGGCAGGGGCCTGCGTCCTGGGCTTCGTGGCCACCGCCGCGATCAGCACCACCGCGCACGCCGCGACGGTCCGCCCCGCCGCCATCCCCGCTCACTACGCCGCTCCCTACCTGGAGCTCAGCGACGGTTCGGCAGGCGACATGGCCGCCGACATGAGCGCCTCGGGCGACGCCCGCTACACGCTGGCGTTCCTGATCCCGCAGTCCGGCTGCACGCCGATGTGGGAGGCCGGCAACTACTCCGTCGGCTCGTTCACCTCGCAGATCAACGCGCTGAAGGCGGCCGGCGGCGACGTCATCATCTCCTTCGGCGGCGCGCAGGGCGGCGAGTTGGCACAGACCTGCACCAACGTGTCGTCGCTGACCGCGGCGTACAAGAACATCGTCGACACCTACGGCGTCACCCGGCTCGACTTCGACATCGAGGGCGGGGTCCTGAGCGACACCGGCGCGACGACCCGCCGGGACCAGGCGCTGGCCGCGCTCCAGCAGGAGGAGCCCGGAGTCCAGATCGACTTCACCCTGGCCGTGGACCCCACCGGCCTGCCGGGCGACCAGATCAACCTGCTGCAGGATGCCAAGAACCAGGGCGTGAACGTCAACGTCGTCAACCTGATGACCATGGACTACTACGACGGCCAGCCGGTCATCAACGACGCCCTGTCCTCCGCGCAGGCCGCCGCCGGCCAGATCGCGAGCCTGTACGGCATCTCGACGTCCGCGGCCTACGGCAAGGAGGGCCTGACCCCGATCGCCGGCAAGAACGACGACGGCGCGATGTTCTCCCAGTCCGACGCGCAGACCCTGGAGACCTTCGCGGCGAACAACGGCGTCGCAGAGCTCTCCTTCTGGGAGGTCGACAGCTACGACAAGGCGACCGGCTACGCGTACTCCCGGATCTTCAACGCCATCACCGGGAACAGCGGCGGCAATCCCCCACCGCCCACCGGGACCGGCCAGATCACCGGCTACCAGGGCCTGTGCCTGGACGACCGCTCGGCCTCGACGGCCAACTTCAACCCGATCCAGGTCTACACCTGCAACGGCACCACCGCGCAGCAGTGGACGGTGACCTCGGGCAACACCCTCCAGGTCCTCGGCAAGTGCCTCGACGTGAACGCCGCGGGCACCGCCAACGGCACCACGGTCGACCTCTACGACTGCAACGGCACCGCCGCTCAGGTCTGGGTCCCGCAGTCCAACGGCGAACTGCTGAACCCGAACTCCGGCAAGTGCCTGGACGACACCGGCTTCGGCGGCTCCGGCACGCAGGTGCAGATCTGGAGCTGCGCCGCCTCGTCGAACCAGAAGTGGAACCTGCCTTGAGAAAACGTACACTCACCGCCGGATTCGGCGCGCTCGTCCTGACCGCGGGCCTGGTGGCCTTCGGCCAGATGGCAATGGCGACGACGACGGCGCCCAAGGCGACCGCCGCGGACCCGGTCGGCCCGATCACCGGTTATCAGGGCCTGTGTCTGGACGACCGCTCGGCCTCGTCGGCGAACTTCAACCCGATCCAGGTCTACACCTGCAACGGCAGCAACGCGCAGAGCTGGACCGTGGACAGCGCCACGAACACGCTCCAGGTCCTCGGCAAGTGCCTCGACGTGAACGCGGCGGGCACGGCCAACGGCACGACCGTCGACCTCTACGACTGTAACGGGACCAGCGCTCAGGTCTGGGTCCCGCAGTCCAACGGCGAACTCCTGAACCCGAACTCCGGCAAGTGCCTGGACGACACCGGCTTCGGCGGCTCCGGCACCCAGGCGCAGATCTGGAGCTGCGCCGACTCGTCGAACCAGCAGTGGGCACTCCCGACCGGCGGAGGTGGAGGCGGAGGCGGCATCCCGCACCCGGACTTCGGGCCGAACGTCACCATCTTCGACCCGTCGATGCCGTCCTCGACCATCCAGGCCGACATCAACAACGTCTACAACGCTCAGGTCAACAACGAGTTCGGCACGCAGCGCAACGCTTTGCTGTTCGCGCCGGGTTCGTACAACGTCGATGTCCCGGTCGGCTACAACACCGAGGTCGCCGGGCTCGGACTGTCCCCGGACCAGGTGAACATCACCGGCGGCACGGTGCACGTGTTCGGCCACACCGCCGACGGCAACGCCACCCAGAACTTCTGGCGCGACGCCGAGAACATGGAAGTCAGTCCGCCGTCCGGCAGCACGATGTGGGCGGTCTCCCAGGCCGACCCGTTCCGCCGCATGGACGTCAACGGCGGCATGCTGCTGTACGACAACGTCCACGGCAGCGGCGGCAACTGGTCCAGCGGCGGCTACGTCGGCGACTCGCGGATCAGCGGGCAGATCAACTCCGGCACCCAGCAGCAGTTCCTGACCCAGGACACCGCGATGAACGGCGGCTGGACGGGCTCGAACTGGAACATGGTCTTCGTCGGCGACACCAACGCCCCGTCGACCTCGTTCCCGAACCCGCCGTACACCACGGTCGCGCAGTCGCCGACGAACCGCGAGAAGCCGTTCATCTACGTCGACTCCAGCGGCACCTGGCAGGTGTTCGTCCCCGCGCTCCGGACGAACGCCCAGGGCCCGGACTGGACCTCCGGCACGCCGGCCGGCACCTCCATCCCGGTCAGCCAGTTCTACATCGTCAAGCCGGGCGACACCTCCGCCACCATCAATGCCGCGCTGTCGGCGGGCAAGAGCCTGATCGTGACGCCGGGCGTCTACCACCTGGCCTCGGCGCTGAACATCACGGCGCCGAACACGGTGGTACTGGGCCTGGGCATGGCGACGCTGGTCCCGGACAACGGGAACGCCGCGATCACCACCGCCGACGTGGACGGCATCGACATCGCCGGCCTGCTGATCAGCGCCAACTCCACCAACTCCGCGGTCCTGATGCAGATCGGCCCCAGCGGTTCGTCGGCGAGCCACGCGGCCGATCCGACCGAGCTGCAGGACGTCTTCTTCCGCATCGGCGGCGACCAGGCCGCACAGGCCTCGCAGGCGTTGGTGGTGAACAGCAACAACGTGATCGGCGACGACCTGTGGATCTGGCGCGCCGACCACACCAACGGCGTCGGGTGGAACGTCAATCCGGCGAACAACGGGCTCGTGGTCTACGGGAACAACGTGACCATGTACGGGCTCGCGGTCGAGCACTTCGAGCAGTATCAGACCGAGTGGTTCGGCAACGGCGGGCGGACGTACTTCTACCAGAGCGAATGTCCGTATGACGTGCCCGACCAGGGCAGTTGGGTGCCGCCGAACGGGGACACGGGGTACGCCTCGTACCTGGTCGGACCTTCGGTCACCTCGCATCAGGCGTGGGGGCTGGGGATCTACGCGTACTTCCGCGACAACCCCTCGGTGGTGCTCGACCACGCGATCGAGACGCCGAACACCTCCGGCGTCGCGTTCCACGACATGGTCACCACCGTGCTCGGCGGCGACGGGACGATCAACCACCAGGTCAACGA
It encodes the following:
- a CDS encoding LacI family DNA-binding transcriptional regulator, which codes for MKQDDVSGRPSTSERTTVRAIAAETGLSIATVSRVINAQGQVSEDTRRRVQEAIEDLGGRAPAPRPRLPKTELPVLVRCPYKLSDYFGALVTAVAEALVAAGRQVLLDVGDSRVDVPVVRALSTSRTTSGAILILPPEPAEDLRFLQARRYPLVVVDPRTPVPRGVVSIASAHTAGARAVTGHLLDLGHRRIGVISGFEDWLSGSDRIAGHLAALSEAGLLGDPDLLRHGEPAIHTGLRAGGELLDLPDRPTAIACFNDKVAVGVYQAAAARSLTVPTDLSVTGFDDSEIGRATAPMLTTVRQSLDEMGRIAVTMLVRLMERQALDALHLELATELIVRGSTGPVPVSAAG
- a CDS encoding ricin-type beta-trefoil lectin domain protein; protein product: MIPPLNRLRPLRTSLAGACVLGFVATAAISTTAHAATVRPAAIPAHYAAPYLELSDGSAGDMAADMSASGDARYTLAFLIPQSGCTPMWEAGNYSVGSFTSQINALKAAGGDVIISFGGAQGGELAQTCTNVSSLTAAYKNIVDTYGVTRLDFDIEGGVLSDTGATTRRDQALAALQQEEPGVQIDFTLAVDPTGLPGDQINLLQDAKNQGVNVNVVNLMTMDYYDGQPVINDALSSAQAAAGQIASLYGISTSAAYGKEGLTPIAGKNDDGAMFSQSDAQTLETFAANNGVAELSFWEVDSYDKATGYAYSRIFNAITGNSGGNPPPPTGTGQITGYQGLCLDDRSASTANFNPIQVYTCNGTTAQQWTVTSGNTLQVLGKCLDVNAAGTANGTTVDLYDCNGTAAQVWVPQSNGELLNPNSGKCLDDTGFGGSGTQVQIWSCAASSNQKWNLP
- a CDS encoding ricin-type beta-trefoil lectin domain protein is translated as MAMATTTAPKATAADPVGPITGYQGLCLDDRSASSANFNPIQVYTCNGSNAQSWTVDSATNTLQVLGKCLDVNAAGTANGTTVDLYDCNGTSAQVWVPQSNGELLNPNSGKCLDDTGFGGSGTQAQIWSCADSSNQQWALPTGGGGGGGGIPHPDFGPNVTIFDPSMPSSTIQADINNVYNAQVNNEFGTQRNALLFAPGSYNVDVPVGYNTEVAGLGLSPDQVNITGGTVHVFGHTADGNATQNFWRDAENMEVSPPSGSTMWAVSQADPFRRMDVNGGMLLYDNVHGSGGNWSSGGYVGDSRISGQINSGTQQQFLTQDTAMNGGWTGSNWNMVFVGDTNAPSTSFPNPPYTTVAQSPTNREKPFIYVDSSGTWQVFVPALRTNAQGPDWTSGTPAGTSIPVSQFYIVKPGDTSATINAALSAGKSLIVTPGVYHLASALNITAPNTVVLGLGMATLVPDNGNAAITTADVDGIDIAGLLISANSTNSAVLMQIGPSGSSASHAADPTELQDVFFRIGGDQAAQASQALVVNSNNVIGDDLWIWRADHTNGVGWNVNPANNGLVVYGNNVTMYGLAVEHFEQYQTEWFGNGGRTYFYQSECPYDVPDQGSWVPPNGDTGYASYLVGPSVTSHQAWGLGIYAYFRDNPSVVLDHAIETPNTSGVAFHDMVTTVLGGDGTINHQVNETGGQVTPSHNVSYLTNYP